From Vibrio splendidus, a single genomic window includes:
- a CDS encoding phosphoadenylyl-sulfate reductase: MHNSVASKLKLAELLALTKTEQILRLGQINAELEQLTALERVKWALEHLEGTHVVSSSFGIQAALMLHLVTQAKPDIPVILTDTGYLFPETYQFIDELSQKLTLNLQVFRSQQSPNWQEAQYGKLWDQGIEGIEKYNKLNKVEPMRRALDELEAGTWFSGLRREQSQSRANLPILSIQNGVFKFLPVIDWTNKDVHYYLEEHSLSYHPLREQGYLSVGDTHTTKKWEPGMTEEETRFNGLKRECGLHEDDGEQYGSGI, encoded by the coding sequence ATGCATAATTCTGTCGCTTCAAAACTGAAGTTAGCAGAGCTACTCGCATTGACTAAGACGGAGCAAATACTTCGTCTTGGACAAATCAATGCTGAGTTAGAGCAGCTAACCGCATTAGAAAGAGTTAAGTGGGCACTCGAACATTTAGAAGGGACACATGTTGTGTCTTCTAGTTTCGGAATCCAAGCGGCGTTGATGCTGCACTTAGTGACTCAAGCCAAACCAGATATTCCGGTTATTCTTACGGACACTGGGTATCTATTCCCGGAAACGTATCAATTTATCGATGAGTTAAGTCAGAAGTTGACTCTAAACCTTCAAGTTTTTCGTTCTCAGCAGAGCCCTAATTGGCAAGAAGCGCAATATGGCAAACTTTGGGATCAAGGTATAGAAGGGATAGAGAAGTACAACAAGCTTAATAAAGTTGAACCGATGAGAAGAGCGCTGGATGAACTCGAGGCTGGCACTTGGTTTTCTGGGTTGAGAAGAGAGCAATCTCAATCGCGTGCAAACTTGCCTATCTTATCTATCCAAAATGGTGTGTTTAAGTTCTTGCCAGTAATTGATTGGACAAATAAAGATGTTCATTATTACTTAGAAGAGCATAGTCTCAGTTACCACCCACTTCGCGAGCAGGGATACCTTTCTGTTGGAGATACTCATACAACTAAGAAATGGGAACCGGGTATGACTGAAGAAGAAACCCGTTTTAATGGTCTAAAACGAGAATGTGGTCTCCATGAAGACGATGGAGAGCAATATGGCTCTGGGATTTAG